From a region of the Panicum virgatum strain AP13 chromosome 2K, P.virgatum_v5, whole genome shotgun sequence genome:
- the LOC120685659 gene encoding mediator of RNA polymerase II transcription subunit 4-like has product MMQPHMPSPARMGLTASSPSLPPNPSPLNPTSSPPHSNLPASATAGAGAAPTLTTSPSLLPLLPPLPRAQSLLQLISSLASNLFELSPNRAAWISAYRGSLPTFLPSASSSPPPPPLPTPISSTKDALALLTTLQTQLFEAVAELQETLDLQDARARLAREARTKDAALLAFAKKLHEAHHVLDRLVDDYADYRRDPKRPRGAAAADDPKPVSDGDFGASLHSRFKLDDILSYARRISSTTFAPPEHGAGLPLRGALPPAPQEQEMRYSMLYQCADMDVGVPKKPLETKEGITAEVEAMPLYEPPPQEGALRIPNTLPPMFPKELKPPPGWKPGDPITLPLDDILPGVKGEEPQAPVPQAPVSVRPVAPMGPEPIQVKPVQLDFESSSSDEYSSDVGSSEEDDED; this is encoded by the coding sequence atgATGCAGCCGCACATGCCTTCCCCGGCGAGGATGGGGCTTaccgcctcgtcgccgtcgctcCCGCCCAACCCGTCCCCGTTGAACCCCACCTCCTCGCCTCCACACAGCAACCTGCCCGCCAGCGcaaccgccggcgccggcgcggccccaACCCtaaccacctcgccgtcgctgctcccgctcctgccGCCGCTCCCCCGCGCGCAGTCGCTGCTCCAGCTTATATCGTCGCTCGCCTCCAACCTCTTCGAGCTATCGCCCAACCGGGCCGCGTGGATCTCGGCGTACCGGGGGTCGCTCCCCACCTTCCTTccctcggcgtcgtcgtcgccgccgccgccgccgctgccgacccCGATCTCCTCCACCAAGGACGCACTGGCGCTCCTCACCACCCTCCAGACGCAGCTCTTCGAGGCCGTCGCCGAGCTGCAAGAGACTCTGGACCTGCAGGACGCCCGAGCGCGGCTTGCCCGCGAGGCGCGTACCAAGGACGCTGCGCTGCTAGCCTTCGCGAAGAAGCTGCACGAAGCCCACCACGTGCTTGACCGCCTCGTCGACGACTACGCCGACTACCGCCGAGACCCCAAGCGCCcgcgtggcgccgccgctgctgacgACCCCAAGCCGGTGTCGGACGGCGACTTCGGCGCGTCCCTCCACTCCAGGTTCAAGCTGGACGACATACTGAGCTATGCTCGCCGCATAAGTTCCACGACCTTCGCTCCACCGGAGCACGGCGCTGGGCTGCCTCTCCGTGGGGCGTTGCCACCCGCACCGCAGGAACAAGAGATGCGGTACTCGATGCTGTATCAGTGTGCTGATATGGATGTAGGGGTGCCCAAGAAGCCATTGGAAACGAAGGAGGGGATCACAGCGGAGGTGGAGGCCATGCCGCTATATGAGCCGCCGCCACAGGAAGGGGCACTGAGGATaccaaacacgttgccacccaTGTTCCCGAAGGAACTAAAGCCACCGCCGGGATGGAAGCCTGGTGACCCAATCACACTGCCACTGGATGACATACTACCTGGTGTCAAGGGTGAAGAACCACAGGCCCCTGTGCCGCAGGCACCTGTCTCAGTGCGGCCAGTGGCACCAATGGGCCCGGAGCCAATACAAGTGAAGCCTGTTCAGCTTGATTTTGAGAGCAGTAGCAGTGATGAGTACAGTAGTGACGTTGGGAGCtcagaagaagatgatgaggaTTAG
- the LOC120685673 gene encoding WD-40 repeat-containing protein MSI3-like — MDDGSSSPASPPSTAAPSAAEMEEYGNWKKNAAVLYDLVISHPLEWPSLTVQWLPSKSSTRGHRLVVGTHTSDQAPNSLMVLDAVLPLPPRLAAAAAASGGAVPAPSVSVSLAAPHRGEVNRARCMPQRPFTVATKTCLDEVHVYHLGDGDGSEKSGADVVLRGHDAEGYGLAWSPMKEGWLLSGSYDKKICLWDLASGSGAPVLDAHQVFEAHEDLVEDVAWHLKDDNIFGSVGDDCKLMMWDLRTNKPEQSIAAHQKEVNSLSFNPFNEWILATASGDATVKLFDMRKLSRSLHTFDSHEGEVFQVEWNPNLATVLASSAADKRVMIWDVNRIGDEQSEDADDGSPELLFVHGGHTAKISELSWNPSEKWVVASVGEDNILQIWEMAESIYSDDYSLQDN, encoded by the exons ATGGACGACGgatcctcctcgccggcgagccccccgTCGACGGCAGCGCCGTCCGCAGCGGAGATGGAGGAGTACGGGAACTGGAAGAAGAACGCAGCGGTGCTCTACGACCTCGTCATCTCCCACCCGCTCGAGTGGCCGTCGCTCACCGTGCAGTGGCTCCCCTCCAAGTCGTCGACCCGCGGCCACCGGCTCGTTGTGGGCACTCACACCTCCGACCAGGCCCCCAACAGCCTCATGGTCTTGGACGCGGtgctcccgctcccgccccgcctcgcggcggccgccgctgcctcggGCGGCGCCGTCCCGGCCCCGTCCGTGTCCGTCTCCCTCGCGGCGCCGCACCGGGGCGAGGTAAACCGCGCGCGCTGCATGCCGCAGCGGCCCTTTACGGTGGCCACCAAAACGTGCCTGGATGAGGTCCACGTGTACCatctcggcgacggcgacggcagcgAGAAAAGCGGCGCCGATGTTGTGCTACGGGGGCATGACGCGGAGGGTTATGGTTTGGCCTGGAGCCCGATGAAGGAGGGATGGCTGCTGAGCGGCTCGTATGATAAGAAGATTTGCCTGTGGGATCTTGCCTCTGGGAGTGGAGCTCCTGTTCTGGATGCCCATCAGGTGTTTGAG GCTCATGAGGATCTCGTTGAAGATGTTGCCTGGCACCTGAAAGATGACAATATATTTGGATCTGTTGGGGATGACTGCAAGTTGATGATGTGGGACCTGCGTACAAACAAACCAGAACAATCTATTGCTGCACACCAAAAGGAG GTCAACTCTTTGTCATTCAATCCATTTAATGAATGGATCTTGGCTACAGCATCTGGAGATGCGACAGTTAAGCTATTTGATATGCGAAAATTATCGAGAAGCTTGCACACTTTCGACAGCCATGA GGGCGAGGTGTTTCAGGTTGAATGGAACCCGAATTTGGCTACTGTATTAGCTTCATCTGCCGCAGACAAAAGAGTGATGATATGGGATGTCAACAG GATTGGAGATGAGCAGTCAGAGGACGCTGATGACGGATCCCCGGAGCTGCTGTTCGTCCATGGAGGCCACACGGCCAAGATATCAGAGCTGTCGTGGAACCCCAGCGAGAAATGGGTCGTTGCCAGCGTGGGTGAAGATAACATCCTGCAGATCTGGGAGATGGCGGAGAGCATCTACAGCGATGACTACTCGCTGCAGGACAACTGA